From the Pedobacter cryoconitis genome, one window contains:
- a CDS encoding ABC transporter ATP-binding protein, whose protein sequence is MQNSTSVKDIKGNSLKPLFRLFHYVKPYWLEFSIGLFLLMIASVSGLALPKLLGQLIDGGKQGIDSGATTYIGWLLLGILIIQAIFSFFRVVLFVNVTEKTLAALRQTVYSHLVKMPMRVFLHKRVGELSSRISADITLLQEIFNNTLAEMVRQLVIIVGGLILLMITSFQLTVFMLLLLPAMVVLAEVFGRFINKYAMEVQDKVAASNTIVEETLQGIFSVKAFVSEFFEISRYRGQTNEMARLGMKGGKYRGLFDSFVIVGIFGTLVAVIWRGVTTGVASGELISFLLYSVYIASSITGLAEVYTALQKSIGATTHLFDLLEEPVELLTDFKTIAPENQLHGKINFSNIHFHYPTREDINVLQGVSFEASSNQKVAIVGSSGAGKSTIVSLLLRLYDPVKGGVFFDDRDSAAIPLSELRAQIAVVPQDVFLFGGTIAENIGYGRKGASKDEIIAAAEMANAWEFIQRFPLGLETIVGERGIQLSGGQRQRIAIARAVLKAPRILILDEATSALDSESERLVQDALDKLMEGRTSIVIAHRLATVRQADKIIVLHKGQIVEEGTHLELVGVSGGLYKNLSEMQFTN, encoded by the coding sequence ATGCAGAATTCTACATCCGTTAAAGATATTAAGGGTAATTCTCTTAAACCATTATTTCGTTTATTCCATTATGTAAAACCATATTGGCTGGAATTTAGCATTGGGCTGTTCCTGCTGATGATCGCCAGTGTATCCGGCCTGGCGCTGCCTAAGTTGCTTGGACAATTAATTGATGGTGGCAAACAGGGAATAGATTCAGGGGCAACGACCTACATTGGGTGGTTGTTATTGGGCATTCTGATTATCCAGGCTATATTCTCTTTTTTCAGAGTGGTACTGTTTGTAAATGTTACCGAAAAAACATTGGCTGCTTTACGCCAGACTGTATACAGCCACCTGGTGAAAATGCCGATGCGTGTTTTTCTTCACAAACGTGTAGGGGAGCTGAGCAGCAGGATTTCGGCAGACATTACGCTATTGCAGGAAATTTTTAACAATACGCTGGCAGAAATGGTCAGACAGCTGGTTATTATCGTTGGTGGTTTGATCTTATTGATGATTACTTCGTTTCAACTGACAGTTTTTATGTTGCTGTTATTACCTGCTATGGTCGTGCTGGCTGAGGTATTTGGCCGGTTCATCAACAAATACGCGATGGAGGTACAGGACAAAGTCGCAGCTTCTAATACCATTGTGGAAGAAACATTGCAGGGTATTTTTAGTGTAAAAGCCTTTGTAAGCGAGTTCTTCGAGATAAGCCGTTATCGCGGGCAAACGAATGAAATGGCCAGACTGGGGATGAAAGGCGGGAAGTACAGAGGTCTGTTTGATTCTTTTGTGATCGTCGGTATTTTTGGTACACTGGTCGCTGTGATCTGGCGGGGGGTGACTACGGGGGTGGCTTCAGGAGAACTTATTTCCTTTTTACTTTACTCTGTATATATTGCCAGCTCAATTACTGGTTTAGCAGAAGTTTATACTGCTTTACAGAAAAGTATTGGAGCTACTACCCATCTTTTTGATTTGCTGGAGGAACCGGTAGAACTACTTACAGACTTTAAAACCATAGCACCGGAAAATCAATTGCATGGGAAGATTAATTTCAGCAATATCCATTTTCATTACCCCACAAGAGAAGATATCAATGTATTACAGGGCGTATCTTTCGAAGCTTCTTCCAATCAGAAAGTGGCTATTGTAGGTTCAAGTGGTGCTGGTAAAAGTACAATTGTGTCTTTATTGCTGAGATTGTATGATCCGGTAAAAGGAGGGGTGTTTTTCGATGATAGAGACAGTGCAGCTATTCCTTTATCAGAGCTCAGGGCACAAATTGCTGTGGTTCCGCAAGATGTTTTTCTTTTTGGCGGTACGATTGCAGAAAATATCGGCTATGGTAGAAAAGGGGCTTCTAAAGATGAGATTATTGCAGCAGCAGAAATGGCCAATGCCTGGGAATTTATTCAGCGTTTCCCGCTTGGACTAGAAACAATAGTAGGAGAACGTGGGATACAGCTTTCTGGTGGGCAGCGTCAGCGGATTGCGATTGCACGTGCGGTATTGAAAGCTCCGCGTATTTTGATATTAGATGAAGCAACGTCTGCATTGGACTCAGAATCAGAGCGGTTGGTACAGGATGCTTTAGATAAACTGATGGAAGGACGTACTTCTATCGTGATTGCGCATCGCCTGGCTACGGTAAGACAAGCTGATAAAATTATAGTGCTTCATAAAGGGCAGATTGTAGAAGAGGGGACTCACCTTGAACTGGTTGGCGTTAGCGGAGGGTTATACAAGAACCTGAGTGAAATGCAGTTTACAAACTAA